One Thermodesulfobacteriota bacterium DNA segment encodes these proteins:
- the extQ gene encoding selenite/tellurite reduction operon b-type cytochrome membrane protein ExtQ, protein MSGYVNSSPKFFRLVRRSMAAFAAFALLLAAFVRAPLQEAADPGRVPNPVKSAWFLLWIQELVSYTNLLVYPAFLLLIAFLLLPRIPCGAFPENAEWSLRAQRPVKFFVLAAFLLIVILTAVAAFFRGENWEFVLPI, encoded by the coding sequence GTGAGCGGCTACGTGAACAGCTCGCCGAAATTCTTCCGGCTCGTCCGCCGCTCGATGGCGGCGTTCGCCGCTTTCGCGCTGCTGCTCGCCGCCTTCGTGCGTGCGCCGCTGCAGGAGGCGGCGGACCCGGGGCGCGTCCCCAACCCGGTGAAGTCCGCGTGGTTCCTCCTCTGGATCCAGGAGCTGGTGAGCTACACGAACCTGCTCGTGTACCCGGCCTTTCTCCTGCTGATCGCCTTCCTCCTCCTCCCCCGGATCCCCTGCGGCGCCTTCCCGGAGAATGCGGAATGGAGCCTGCGCGCGCAGCGTCCCGTGAAATTCTTCGTGCTCGCCGCTTTTCTGCTGATCGTGATCCTCACCGCCGTGGCCGCTTTCTTCCGGGGAGAGAATTGGGAATTCGTGCTGCCCATCTGA
- the extS gene encoding selenite/tellurite reduction operon c-type cytochrome lipoprotein ExtS, which produces MGIRAAHLTAAVLFLLPGTGAFAAARSGCLDCHPVHYAESGACTYCHGGDGKAKRETIAHLGLHPAKYSYFRMEESPPVRRGLKLLETSGCRRCHVSGGKGIRLSADLDSLMYRSDPERIAEAIRSPAWYMPDFRFGEEAIDGMVNAILSASARTGKPAGETPVKVHFEDKGAEDVFSRHCGPCHKALTARHGGLGKGNIGPNLSALFTAEYPKTARGKKPWTPERLRAWIANPRKERPAALMPPVRSGEKDFLQIVERLRIDRDRIRD; this is translated from the coding sequence TTGGGAATTCGTGCTGCCCATCTGACCGCGGCCGTCCTCTTCCTGCTTCCGGGGACCGGCGCTTTCGCGGCCGCGAGGTCCGGCTGCCTCGACTGCCATCCCGTCCACTACGCGGAGTCCGGCGCCTGCACTTATTGCCACGGGGGGGACGGGAAGGCGAAGAGGGAAACGATCGCCCACCTGGGCCTCCATCCCGCAAAGTACAGCTATTTCCGGATGGAGGAGAGTCCTCCCGTCCGCCGCGGCCTCAAGCTGCTGGAGACCTCCGGGTGCCGGCGATGCCACGTCTCCGGCGGAAAGGGGATACGGCTCTCCGCCGACCTGGACTCGCTCATGTACCGGTCCGATCCGGAGCGGATCGCGGAGGCGATCCGCTCTCCCGCATGGTACATGCCGGATTTCCGGTTCGGAGAGGAAGCGATCGACGGCATGGTCAACGCGATCCTCTCGGCGTCGGCAAGGACGGGAAAGCCCGCGGGCGAGACCCCGGTGAAGGTCCATTTCGAGGACAAGGGGGCGGAAGACGTCTTCTCCCGGCATTGCGGCCCCTGCCACAAGGCGCTTACCGCCCGGCACGGGGGTCTCGGGAAGGGAAACATCGGCCCGAACCTGTCCGCCCTGTTCACCGCGGAGTACCCGAAGACCGCGCGCGGGAAGAAGCCGTGGACGCCGGAGCGGCTGCGGGCGTGGATCGCGAACCCGCGGAAGGAGCGTCCCGCAGCCCTGATGCCGCCGGTGCGGTCGGGCGAAAAGGATTTCCTTCAGATCGTTGAGCGATTGCGGATTGACAGGGATCGGATCCGCGATTAG
- a CDS encoding helix-turn-helix domain-containing protein, with translation MDPREMMKGMMGEGFNPMEMCRGMVGSVTRSAEMAAYATPELRGLFEEWLGQIEAEILEFLKGKDTVTPEEVAERFKLSKESAVFLVSKLARDGQIRISAGQNK, from the coding sequence ATGGATCCTCGGGAGATGATGAAGGGGATGATGGGGGAAGGTTTCAACCCGATGGAGATGTGCCGGGGGATGGTGGGATCCGTCACCCGCTCGGCGGAGATGGCGGCCTACGCCACCCCGGAGCTTCGGGGGCTGTTCGAGGAGTGGCTTGGCCAGATCGAGGCGGAGATCCTCGAATTCCTCAAAGGGAAGGATACCGTCACCCCGGAAGAGGTGGCGGAACGCTTCAAGTTGTCGAAGGAGAGCGCGGTCTTCCTGGTTTCCAAGCTGGCCCGGGACGGGCAGATCCGGATCAGCGCGGGGCAGAACAAATGA
- a CDS encoding phospholipase A, translating to MGSLAGRTFLALLLAACLPVAAAAGSSTYSTPEECVSIADNAARLQCYDEEMGRTIDEDEGFGPLDSRWELSRNAKRGLFRFRPYKPVYLAPYSWTSDRNPTPRTPNQGAAAPAPQELDRIEAKFQVSTKFKLAENIFGKNGDLWGAYTQASRWQVYNTANSRPFRETNYEPELIFALRTKYRIFGWKGRLAGIGLNHQSNGRGDPLSRSWNRIIGIVGLERDDWVLVVRPWRRIDESAAEDDNPDIADFLGRGDLTVTRLWGGHQFTLMGRHSLHGGRRSHGAVQFEWAFPIRDPLRGRVQLFHGYGESLIDYNHKATWVTVGFSLVEWY from the coding sequence ATGGGATCGCTCGCGGGACGGACGTTCCTGGCGCTGCTCCTGGCGGCCTGCTTGCCCGTTGCGGCGGCAGCCGGATCGTCGACGTACTCGACGCCGGAGGAGTGCGTCTCCATCGCCGACAACGCGGCGCGCCTCCAGTGCTACGACGAGGAGATGGGGCGCACCATCGACGAAGACGAGGGCTTCGGCCCGCTGGACAGCCGCTGGGAGCTGTCCAGGAACGCGAAGCGCGGCCTGTTCCGGTTCCGCCCCTACAAGCCGGTCTACCTGGCCCCCTACTCCTGGACCAGCGACAGGAACCCCACCCCCCGCACGCCGAACCAGGGCGCCGCGGCTCCCGCGCCCCAGGAGCTGGACCGGATCGAGGCCAAGTTCCAGGTCAGCACGAAGTTCAAGCTTGCGGAGAACATCTTCGGGAAGAACGGCGACCTGTGGGGCGCCTACACGCAGGCCTCGCGCTGGCAGGTCTACAACACCGCGAATTCGAGGCCGTTCCGCGAGACCAACTACGAGCCGGAACTGATCTTCGCGCTGCGCACCAAGTACAGGATCTTCGGGTGGAAGGGGCGGCTGGCCGGCATCGGCCTCAACCACCAGTCCAACGGCCGCGGCGACCCGCTATCCCGGAGCTGGAACCGGATCATCGGCATCGTCGGGCTGGAGCGCGACGACTGGGTGCTGGTCGTGCGCCCCTGGCGCCGCATCGACGAGAGCGCCGCGGAGGACGACAACCCGGATATCGCGGACTTCCTGGGCCGGGGCGACCTGACGGTCACCCGCTTGTGGGGCGGGCACCAGTTCACCCTGATGGGCAGGCACTCGCTCCACGGCGGCCGCCGGTCCCACGGGGCGGTCCAGTTCGAATGGGCGTTTCCGATCCGCGATCCGCTGCGGGGGCGCGTCCAGCTCTTCCACGGCTACGGAGAAAGCCTGATCGACTACAACCACAAGGCCACGTGGGTTACCGTGGGCTTCTCGCTGGTGGAGTGGTACTGA
- a CDS encoding metalloregulator ArsR/SmtB family transcription factor — translation MNPGNVERFLKLIGDSSRLKILASIGSGEKTVSEIIAEAGLPQTLVSFHLKILREREAVVASRKGGPFVHYRLRDPSLMNLLEACDAYVGKFDGSGEDATEFEWPPWKTMCRMMRRR, via the coding sequence ATGAATCCCGGGAACGTCGAAAGGTTCCTGAAGCTCATCGGGGATTCGAGCCGCCTGAAGATCCTGGCGAGCATCGGGTCGGGCGAGAAAACCGTTTCGGAGATCATCGCGGAGGCGGGGCTGCCGCAGACGCTGGTCTCCTTCCATCTCAAGATCCTGCGGGAACGGGAAGCCGTCGTCGCCAGCCGGAAGGGAGGGCCTTTCGTGCATTACCGCCTGCGGGACCCTTCCCTAATGAACCTCCTGGAGGCATGCGATGCGTACGTGGGGAAATTCGACGGATCGGGGGAGGACGCGACGGAGTTCGAGTGGCCCCCGTGGAAGACGATGTGCCGGATGATGCGCCGGCGGTAG
- a CDS encoding SHOCT domain-containing protein, whose amino-acid sequence MGPWMFWGGGMWIFPLIGLAIFLFIVYLVFIRGSGGSGPFCGWGGQGGGSPGSQTPLDVLKMRYAKGEISREEFERMKKDISDDGGR is encoded by the coding sequence ATGGGGCCGTGGATGTTCTGGGGAGGGGGGATGTGGATTTTCCCCCTGATCGGTCTTGCAATCTTCCTGTTCATCGTCTACCTCGTGTTCATCCGGGGTTCCGGCGGGAGCGGTCCTTTCTGCGGGTGGGGCGGCCAGGGGGGAGGCAGCCCCGGCTCGCAGACGCCGTTGGACGTGCTCAAGATGCGATATGCGAAAGGCGAGATCTCCCGGGAGGAATTCGAGCGGATGAAAAAAGACATATCCGATGACGGGGGACGCTGA